One genomic region from Phorcysia thermohydrogeniphila encodes:
- a CDS encoding menaquinone biosynthetic enzyme MqnA/MqnD family protein, which produces MLRVGKIEYLNTVPVYYGFLSGKVPSDGIEFVEDVPSELNRLLREGKLDISVISSYEYLTNSDKYLLFPNFSISAKKRVLSVLFLSTVPIHQLHRKDVWLTRSSMTSRELLKFLLREVYGVEPNFRYYSLKVCDLPKNPTALLTIGDEALRFLKTRRFSFVYDLAEEWHNLYGLPFVFAVWAVRKDSYEREKEAIGEFYRRLSKSREIGIGSFSEICSRYSKKLQLPEKMCKNYLENLIFSLGEEELESLEKFAQSVKVKAEFSFLPVSL; this is translated from the coding sequence ATGCTAAGGGTTGGAAAGATAGAGTATTTAAATACAGTTCCCGTTTACTACGGCTTTTTAAGTGGGAAAGTTCCCTCAGACGGTATAGAGTTCGTTGAGGACGTCCCCTCTGAGCTTAACAGGCTCTTAAGGGAAGGAAAACTTGATATATCCGTTATCTCATCTTACGAGTACTTAACAAACAGCGATAAGTACCTGCTTTTCCCCAATTTCTCCATCTCAGCAAAAAAGAGAGTCTTGAGCGTCCTCTTCCTCTCTACTGTCCCAATTCATCAGCTCCACAGGAAGGACGTGTGGCTGACAAGGAGCTCCATGACCTCAAGGGAGCTCTTAAAGTTCCTCCTAAGGGAAGTTTACGGGGTAGAGCCTAACTTTAGGTACTACTCCCTAAAGGTCTGCGACCTACCCAAAAATCCAACGGCACTTCTTACGATTGGGGACGAGGCACTAAGGTTCTTGAAAACTCGTAGGTTTTCCTTCGTTTACGACCTTGCAGAGGAGTGGCACAACCTCTACGGCCTTCCATTTGTGTTTGCGGTCTGGGCCGTTAGAAAAGACTCATACGAGAGAGAAAAAGAAGCGATAGGCGAGTTCTACCGGAGGCTTTCTAAATCACGGGAAATAGGAATTGGCTCTTTCAGCGAGATATGTAGCAGGTACTCTAAGAAGCTACAGCTACCTGAAAAAATGTGCAAGAATTACCTTGAAAACCTTATATTCTCTCTGGGAGAAGAGGAACTAGAGAGCCTTGAAAAGTTCGCACAAAGCGTAAAGGTGAAGGCGGAATTTAGCTTCCTCCCAGTAAGCCTCTGA
- a CDS encoding ATP-binding protein, whose product MNCKICKSKGKRTKAVIYIRHHRLALCEEHFISWFEKQTQRTIKTFRMFSKKDKVLVAVSGGKDSLSLWLALHRLGYETYGFHVSLGIEEWEFSRKSLEICQKFAERIGRPLMVFNLREEFGYSINEIAKGAGRKDVCSVCGTFKRYIMNKVCREKGFKVVATGHNLDDESALLLSNTIRWEIGYLGRQHPVLPESNGFARRVKPFCFFTEKETVSYAIVNGIEYMETGCPNAKEATSKLFKKALAMLEHEMPGTKLRFYKEFLKKGRPLFERELKEQLVLKECEVCGMPTTAPVCSVCRTLMKLKERC is encoded by the coding sequence ATGAACTGCAAGATATGCAAGTCTAAAGGGAAGAGAACCAAAGCAGTTATATACATAAGACACCACCGTTTAGCCCTGTGTGAGGAACACTTTATTAGCTGGTTTGAGAAGCAGACCCAGAGGACGATTAAAACCTTCAGGATGTTCTCCAAAAAGGACAAGGTTTTAGTCGCCGTTTCAGGCGGTAAGGATAGCCTCTCCCTATGGCTTGCCCTCCACCGTCTTGGATACGAAACCTACGGCTTCCACGTAAGCCTTGGCATAGAGGAGTGGGAGTTTTCAAGAAAGTCCCTTGAAATTTGTCAGAAGTTTGCAGAGAGGATAGGAAGACCTTTAATGGTCTTTAACCTAAGAGAAGAGTTCGGCTATTCCATAAACGAAATTGCAAAAGGTGCTGGAAGGAAGGACGTCTGTTCTGTCTGCGGAACCTTTAAGCGCTACATAATGAACAAGGTCTGCCGTGAAAAGGGCTTTAAGGTCGTAGCAACAGGACACAACCTTGACGATGAGTCTGCCCTCCTCCTTTCAAACACGATTCGCTGGGAGATTGGATACCTCGGAAGACAGCACCCCGTACTGCCAGAAAGCAACGGCTTTGCAAGGAGGGTAAAGCCCTTCTGCTTCTTTACCGAGAAGGAAACCGTCAGCTACGCAATAGTCAACGGCATTGAATACATGGAAACCGGCTGTCCCAACGCCAAGGAAGCCACGTCCAAGCTCTTTAAGAAAGCCTTGGCGATGTTAGAGCACGAGATGCCGGGAACGAAGCTACGCTTTTACAAGGAGTTCCTCAAAAAGGGACGCCCACTCTTTGAGAGGGAGCTGAAGGAGCAACTTGTTCTAAAAGAGTGTGAAGTTTGCGGAATGCCAACGACAGCTCCCGTCTGCTCCGTCTGTAGAACGCTCATGAAGCTAAAGGAAAGATGCTAA
- the rfaE1 gene encoding D-glycero-beta-D-manno-heptose-7-phosphate kinase, translated as MFRKEILKAFKGKKILVIGDFMLDEYIYGKVERISPEAPVPVVEAKDVTYRPGGAANVAANLASLGALPSVLGVIGKDTAGKRLRELLENFGANTEYLFVDPERPTTRKTRIIAGAQQLLRVDWENADYVNGELSKKFNEVILSVYKEFDAVIISDYGKGVVTEKLFEITDKIKRNIPVTLDPKEKNFDLYKNVTTMTPNIKETFNAVKVKPIEDKDAEVAGKKLIEKFKLDYAVVTRSEKGLSVVGKDFVKHIPTRAKQVFDVTGAGDTVISVFTLAIASGATPEEAGEIANLAAGVVVGKLGTATVTVEEIEEARKTLNI; from the coding sequence ATGTTCAGGAAGGAGATTTTAAAGGCCTTTAAGGGAAAGAAAATCCTCGTCATCGGCGACTTTATGCTTGACGAGTACATATACGGCAAGGTAGAGAGGATATCCCCGGAAGCTCCCGTCCCAGTAGTAGAGGCAAAGGATGTAACCTACAGGCCGGGGGGAGCTGCCAACGTAGCGGCGAACCTTGCCTCTCTGGGAGCTCTCCCGAGCGTCCTCGGAGTTATAGGGAAGGACACGGCTGGGAAAAGGTTAAGGGAGCTCCTTGAGAACTTTGGAGCTAACACAGAATACCTCTTTGTAGACCCAGAAAGACCGACGACGAGAAAGACGAGGATAATAGCCGGAGCTCAGCAACTTCTAAGGGTGGACTGGGAGAACGCCGACTACGTGAACGGGGAGCTCTCCAAAAAGTTCAACGAAGTAATCCTGTCTGTTTACAAAGAATTTGATGCAGTCATAATCTCTGACTACGGTAAGGGCGTTGTAACCGAAAAGCTCTTTGAGATAACGGATAAGATAAAGAGAAACATCCCAGTAACCCTTGACCCTAAGGAGAAGAACTTTGACCTTTACAAAAACGTAACCACAATGACGCCAAACATAAAAGAGACCTTTAACGCCGTAAAGGTTAAACCGATTGAAGATAAAGACGCAGAGGTAGCCGGAAAAAAGCTCATAGAAAAGTTCAAACTTGACTACGCCGTAGTCACAAGGAGCGAAAAGGGACTTTCTGTTGTAGGGAAGGACTTTGTTAAACACATACCCACAAGGGCTAAACAGGTTTTTGACGTTACAGGGGCAGGCGACACCGTTATAAGCGTTTTTACCCTTGCAATTGCCTCCGGTGCAACTCCAGAAGAGGCCGGAGAAATTGCCAACTTGGCCGCAGGAGTAGTTGTAGGGAAACTCGGAACTGCAACCGTAACCGTAGAAGAGATAGAAGAAGCAAGAAAAACGCTAAATATTTGA
- the radC gene encoding RadC family protein, with product MAFYTIKELPESDRPREKLIKLGAENLSDSELLAIILRTGSKERNALELARELLKHFGGLSGLSRAHLEELLSFKGLGKAKAVTLIAAIELGQRCLAGEKIPPKISSPEDVAKLLLPKYSGLKVEVFGIVTLNSKGKLISVHEVSKGGVNFTSVTPKEVFHPAVKDLASAVILFHNHPSGEVTPSREDIVVTERLIKAGKHLEIEVLDHIIFGSSQFLSFKKEGLL from the coding sequence ATGGCCTTTTACACGATAAAGGAGCTCCCAGAGTCTGACAGGCCAAGGGAGAAGCTCATTAAGCTCGGAGCTGAAAACCTGTCGGACTCGGAGCTCCTTGCAATAATCCTCAGAACCGGCTCAAAAGAAAGGAACGCCTTAGAACTTGCGAGGGAGCTCCTAAAACACTTTGGTGGACTTTCAGGACTTTCAAGGGCTCACCTTGAGGAGCTCCTCTCCTTTAAAGGCCTCGGGAAAGCCAAAGCAGTTACCCTCATTGCAGCCATTGAGCTCGGCCAAAGGTGCTTGGCAGGTGAGAAAATTCCTCCAAAGATTTCCTCTCCCGAGGACGTAGCAAAACTACTCCTTCCAAAGTACAGTGGTTTAAAGGTGGAGGTTTTTGGAATCGTTACACTCAACTCTAAGGGGAAACTCATATCGGTTCACGAAGTCTCAAAGGGTGGCGTTAACTTTACCTCCGTAACTCCCAAAGAAGTTTTTCATCCGGCCGTAAAGGACTTGGCCTCAGCAGTAATCCTCTTTCACAACCACCCTTCCGGAGAGGTAACGCCAAGCCGAGAGGACATAGTAGTAACAGAAAGGCTCATTAAGGCAGGAAAACACCTTGAAATTGAGGTTCTTGACCACATAATTTTTGGCAGTTCCCAATTCCTTAGCTTTAAAAAGGAAGGGCTTTTATAG